The Wigglesworthia glossinidia endosymbiont of Glossina morsitans morsitans (Yale colony) genome has a window encoding:
- a CDS encoding porin, with protein MKKNKIFQIIIIIIIFCLKNQYLSASEIFLKKNPEIFLYGKIYSDHNLFKKENNKQKIFITYGILYKLKFNETISSFWKIEHTPFKNKYSDNLFFENNISSNVFSTNFQENTIEYGKSRTVLNDVSDYIKNIPSFDKYFTFKNVILGSYPAKILTYRNKNLYNFFPGLTFSLQRIFSWNSNFIKVQDNIKNINNNSYGASILYRFQNSDLNFVSSYLKNYATYTLINNVKKYHSQFFSLGMKYEKAPVYLAILYGKKWHLNFDNKINKIFLIHEKVLSNSESFEFISSYNINSKIYPFWGYLNSKINSIDNNILNKIQEKNIVMGTSIFINENIEILVHYLLKYNQINTSNIQKNNDFGLKMSYKF; from the coding sequence ATGAAAAAAAATAAAATATTTCAAATTATTATAATAATTATTATTTTTTGTTTAAAAAATCAATATTTATCTGCTAGTGAAATTTTTTTGAAAAAAAACCCTGAAATATTTTTATATGGAAAAATCTATAGCGATCATAATCTTTTTAAAAAAGAAAACAATAAACAAAAAATTTTTATAACATACGGAATTTTATATAAATTAAAATTTAATGAAACTATATCTAGTTTTTGGAAAATAGAACATACACCATTTAAAAATAAATATTCTGATAATTTATTTTTTGAAAATAACATATCTTCAAATGTATTTAGTACAAATTTTCAGGAAAATACTATCGAATACGGGAAAAGTCGAACTGTACTAAATGATGTATCTGACTATATAAAAAATATACCATCATTCGATAAATATTTTACGTTCAAAAACGTTATATTAGGATCTTATCCTGCAAAAATATTGACATATCGTAACAAAAATTTATATAATTTTTTTCCAGGATTAACATTTTCTTTACAACGTATATTTTCCTGGAATAGTAATTTTATAAAAGTTCAAGACAATATTAAAAATATTAATAACAATTCTTATGGAGCATCGATTTTATATCGATTTCAAAATAGCGATTTAAATTTTGTAAGCTCGTATTTAAAAAACTATGCGACTTACACACTAATAAATAATGTAAAAAAATATCATAGTCAATTTTTTTCTTTAGGTATGAAATACGAAAAAGCTCCAGTTTATTTAGCTATTTTATATGGTAAAAAATGGCATCTTAATTTTGATAATAAAATAAATAAAATTTTTTTAATACACGAAAAAGTATTATCTAATAGTGAAAGTTTCGAATTCATATCGAGTTACAATATAAATTCTAAGATTTATCCATTTTGGGGATATTTAAATTCTAAAATAAATTCAATTGACAATAATATTTTAAATAAAATTCAAGAAAAAAATATTGTTATGGGAACGTCAATATTTATTAATGAAAATATCGAAATATTAGTACACTATCTTTTAAAATATAATCAAATAAATACTAGTAATATTCAAAAAAATAATGATTTTGGATTAAAAATGAGTTATAAATTTTAA
- a CDS encoding N-acetylmuramoyl-L-alanine amidase, translating to MLYIQKKNKLIVNINQNKNLNIEKRNKIISDLINYLNSKKTKTSLNNKQYQLNYKKIFKIMIDPGHGGEDPGAIGKNNTYEKNIVLQVSQRLQSIIQKKSYIKVYMTRNKDIFVSLKHRILEARRKKIDLFISIHTNSVKNKLAQGASVFILSKKSAINVAEKHLLNTKYSIKKFIGIPSSGDYYLDNTMFDLLQNSTMYESFKFGNKILNSLGKITKLHKNTLNYAGFAVLKYPEIPSILIELAFISNLQEEMKLNNPYYQQKIAEAIFHGIQLYLFNK from the coding sequence ATGTTATATATTCAAAAAAAAAATAAGTTAATTGTCAATATCAATCAAAATAAAAATCTAAATATAGAAAAACGTAATAAAATTATCTCGGATTTAATAAATTACTTGAATTCAAAAAAAACAAAAACAAGTTTAAATAATAAACAATATCAATTAAATTATAAAAAAATATTCAAAATTATGATTGATCCAGGACACGGAGGTGAAGATCCAGGTGCAATTGGTAAAAATAATACTTATGAAAAAAATATTGTATTGCAAGTTTCTCAACGTTTACAGTCCATAATACAAAAAAAAAGTTATATCAAAGTTTATATGACTAGAAATAAAGACATATTTGTTTCTTTAAAACATCGAATTCTTGAAGCACGTCGTAAAAAAATAGATTTGTTTATTTCGATTCATACTAATTCAGTAAAAAATAAATTAGCTCAAGGTGCTTCTGTATTTATCTTGTCTAAAAAAAGTGCAATAAATGTTGCAGAAAAACATTTATTAAATACAAAATATTCTATAAAAAAATTTATAGGAATACCAAGCAGCGGTGATTATTATCTAGATAATACTATGTTTGATTTATTGCAAAATTCTACAATGTATGAAAGCTTCAAATTTGGAAATAAAATTTTAAATTCTCTTGGAAAAATAACTAAATTACATAAAAATACTTTGAATTATGCCGGATTTGCAGTACTAAAATATCCAGAAATTCCATCTATTTTAATAGAATTAGCATTTATTAGCAATTTACAAGAAGAAATGAAATTAAATAATCCATATTATCAACAAAAAATTGCAGAAGCTATTTTTCATGGAATACAATTGTATTTATTTAATAAATAA
- a CDS encoding AMIN domain-containing protein: MFHDKKIKISLLIIFWLILCFKNIAIALEKNNQNLFFDITIKNLKDKTQIIFQSKYHINYSYFFLQNPYRFVIDFKNSNFSINNFKSLKKENLYSVYIKLIRFGIFKKNIIRLVLELQNFSAVNVIYSKKK; the protein is encoded by the coding sequence ATAAAAAAATAAAAATTAGTTTATTAATTATTTTTTGGTTAATTTTGTGTTTTAAAAATATTGCTATTGCCTTGGAAAAAAATAATCAAAATTTGTTTTTTGATATTACTATAAAAAATCTTAAAGATAAAACACAAATAATATTTCAATCTAAATATCATATAAATTATTCGTATTTTTTTTTGCAAAATCCATATCGTTTTGTTATTGATTTTAAAAATTCAAATTTTTCAATTAATAATTTTAAATCATTAAAAAAAGAAAATTTATACTCGGTTTATATTAAGTTAATTCGATTTGGGATATTTAAAAAGAACATCATTCGTCTGGTATTAGAATTACAAAATTTTTCTGCAGTAAATGTTATATATTCAAAAAAAAAATAA
- the dapF gene encoding diaminopimelate epimerase, which yields MNMKFSKMHSIGNDFILIDAINQKVNLSKNRIVQLSNRYSGIGFDQLIIVMQSYDEKIDFYIRIFNSDASEAVQCINGIRCVFKFLHLKNFTQKNKICIGTHYNKSHASLINQKLICVRINSPKFKKINANILKNYHISMYQKYFGFLKKKIVYHIVYVENLHCVIFVKNFELYIIKKIAPILSKYILFPNVVNVSFSRIINFNNIELRVYERGVGSTYCCGSAAAATVAVGIHLKKLNHIVTVNFLRGNLQVSWKNDLNLISIIGPAEHIYEGYIF from the coding sequence ATGAACATGAAGTTTTCAAAAATGCACAGTATAGGTAATGATTTTATTTTAATAGATGCTATTAATCAAAAAGTAAATTTATCAAAAAACAGAATAGTTCAATTGTCTAATCGATATTCCGGAATTGGATTTGATCAATTAATTATAGTGATGCAATCTTATGATGAAAAAATAGATTTCTATATTCGTATTTTTAACTCAGATGCTTCTGAAGCCGTGCAATGTATTAATGGAATACGTTGCGTTTTTAAATTTTTACATTTAAAAAATTTCACACAAAAAAATAAAATTTGTATCGGAACACATTATAATAAGTCACATGCATCATTAATAAATCAAAAATTAATTTGTGTACGTATAAATTCGCCGAAATTTAAAAAAATTAACGCGAATATTCTGAAAAATTATCATATCAGTATGTACCAAAAATATTTTGGTTTTTTGAAAAAAAAAATTGTATATCATATTGTTTACGTAGAAAATTTACACTGTGTAATATTTGTCAAAAATTTTGAGCTATATATAATAAAAAAAATTGCTCCAATATTAAGTAAATACATCTTATTTCCAAATGTAGTGAATGTTAGCTTTTCACGGATAATAAATTTTAACAATATTGAACTTAGAGTATATGAACGAGGCGTTGGCAGCACATATTGCTGCGGTAGTGCTGCTGCAGCTACAGTCGCAGTAGGAATTCATCTTAAAAAATTAAATCATATAGTGACAGTAAACTTTTTACGTGGAAATTTACAAGTATCTTGGAAAAACGATTTAAATTTAATTTCAATTATAGGTCCTGCAGAACATATTTATGAAGGATATATTTTTTAA
- the yigB gene encoding 5-amino-6-(5-phospho-D-ribitylamino)uracil phosphatase YigB has product MIYFYRLIQPFKALTFDLDDTLYDNRPVIKRAEKKLIHFLNQSHPKLLKFTHKNYQFYRKKILLKYPKIYFNINDWRRQSILLSIKSFGVQSQLAIIISRQAMSLVNFWRNQINISTDTHYILKSLSAKLPLIAITNGDMNMKECNINQYFFEIFRSGVNGPPKPYVNMYDLAAKKLNLLPNEILHVGDSLNTDVLGAINYGMQACWLNIYNKSLLSSKDARVLPHFEISNLIYLKNFV; this is encoded by the coding sequence ATGATATATTTTTATCGTTTAATTCAACCTTTTAAAGCGCTAACCTTTGATTTAGACGACACTTTGTACGATAATAGACCCGTTATTAAACGTGCTGAAAAAAAATTAATACATTTTTTAAATCAATCACATCCTAAACTATTAAAATTTACTCATAAAAATTATCAATTTTATCGAAAAAAGATTTTATTAAAATATCCAAAAATTTATTTTAATATTAACGATTGGAGACGACAATCAATACTGTTATCTATAAAAAGTTTTGGAGTACAATCTCAATTAGCAATAATAATTTCCCGTCAAGCTATGAGTTTAGTAAATTTTTGGAGAAACCAAATTAATATATCAACAGATACACATTATATATTAAAATCACTTAGCGCTAAATTGCCATTAATTGCGATTACAAATGGCGATATGAATATGAAAGAATGTAATATTAATCAATATTTTTTTGAAATTTTTAGATCTGGTGTAAATGGACCACCTAAGCCATATGTAAATATGTATGATTTAGCAGCAAAAAAATTAAATTTATTACCAAACGAAATTTTACATGTTGGAGATAGCTTAAACACAGATGTGCTTGGAGCAATAAATTATGGAATGCAGGCTTGCTGGTTAAATATATACAATAAAAGTTTGTTATCTTCTAAAGATGCAAGAGTACTGCCGCATTTCGAAATTTCAAATTTAATATATCTGAAAAATTTTGTATAA